Proteins co-encoded in one Streptomyces sp. NBC_01283 genomic window:
- the rpsI gene encoding 30S ribosomal protein S9: MAETTVEQPVEETEVVDVEQYTTESEVPVEGEYTSESNAARFGDPQPAAGLGRRKNAIARVRIVPGTGKWKVNGRTLEDYFPNKVHQQEVNEPFKVLELDNRYDVIARISGGGVSGQAGALRLGVARALNEADVDNNRAALKKAGYLKRDDRAVERKKAGLKKARKAPQYSKR; encoded by the coding sequence GTGGCCGAGACCACCGTTGAGCAGCCGGTCGAAGAGACCGAGGTTGTTGACGTCGAGCAGTACACCACCGAGTCCGAGGTGCCCGTCGAGGGCGAGTACACCTCTGAGTCGAACGCCGCGCGCTTCGGCGACCCGCAGCCGGCCGCCGGCCTGGGCCGTCGCAAGAACGCCATCGCCCGCGTCCGGATCGTCCCGGGCACCGGCAAGTGGAAGGTCAACGGGCGCACGCTCGAGGACTACTTCCCGAACAAGGTCCACCAGCAGGAAGTCAACGAGCCCTTCAAGGTGCTCGAGCTCGACAACCGCTACGACGTCATCGCCCGTATCTCGGGTGGCGGCGTCTCCGGTCAGGCCGGTGCGCTCCGTCTCGGTGTCGCCCGTGCGCTGAACGAGGCCGACGTCGACAACAACCGCGCCGCCCTCAAGAAGGCCGGTTACCTCAAGCGTGACGACCGTGCGGTCGAGCGCAAGAAGGCCGGTCTCAAGAAGGCCCGCAAGGCTCCGCAGTACAGCAAGCGCTAA
- the rplM gene encoding 50S ribosomal protein L13, with the protein MRTYSPKPGDVTRQWHVIDAQDIVLGRLATTAANLLRGKHKAIYAPHMDMGDFVIIINADKVHLSGNKKTQKMAYRHSGYPGGLRSVRYDELLEKNPEKAVEKAIKGMIPKNTLGRQMLSKLKVYAGDQHPHGAQQPVPFEITQVAQ; encoded by the coding sequence GTGCGTACGTACAGCCCCAAGCCCGGCGATGTGACCCGCCAGTGGCACGTCATTGACGCTCAGGACATCGTCCTGGGCCGTCTGGCGACCACTGCCGCCAACCTCCTGCGGGGCAAGCACAAGGCGATCTACGCCCCCCACATGGACATGGGCGACTTCGTCATCATCATCAACGCCGACAAGGTTCACCTGTCCGGCAACAAGAAGACCCAGAAGATGGCGTACCGCCACTCCGGCTACCCGGGTGGTCTGCGTTCCGTCCGCTACGACGAGCTTCTTGAGAAGAACCCCGAGAAGGCCGTCGAGAAGGCCATCAAGGGCATGATCCCCAAGAACACCCTGGGCCGTCAGATGCTCTCGAAGCTGAAGGTCTACGCGGGCGACCAGCACCCGCACGGCGCTCAGCAGCCGGTCCCGTTCGAGATCACCCAGGTCGCGCAGTAG
- a CDS encoding glycosyltransferase family 87 protein, with protein MNTGKVAVSGWLLRPVTWHAWVALGAVLLAAVVRVGLRGPDGGMDNAIVVRAAEAWLEGRSPYADRHFLYLPGAVLAAVPQAVLPQAVVRFLVPAGVAASLVFGWGCALRIHGVPWRSRFAVFGLLALAVGFAPFGHLVDLGNWTVASAAALPLALLFVCRGRWVAAGLVIGAAVAVKPLLAPVVLLFVFARRWRALGAAVLAPAVVSVGAALAMPDPAGFFTRTLPFLLRGDDSFVRLYEASPAAVLPRLGVPQGAATLLALVAAGAGVWCAWRRWRGGAGPQEQRVVETAVMLMLAAFLVSKPSYDHYLLVVVPLLLAGAREPGAVARRPWFWLALVPQIPGFAWPWLEPGTRRAFRDSVTLCVLALTGARSCVRAGGATVESADAPVAGEPPVPVSRAAF; from the coding sequence ATGAATACGGGCAAAGTAGCTGTTAGTGGGTGGTTGCTGCGGCCGGTGACCTGGCACGCCTGGGTGGCGCTGGGGGCCGTGCTGCTCGCCGCGGTCGTCCGGGTGGGGCTGCGGGGCCCGGACGGCGGGATGGACAACGCCATCGTGGTGCGGGCCGCCGAGGCCTGGCTAGAGGGGCGCTCGCCCTACGCCGACCGGCACTTCCTCTATCTGCCGGGTGCCGTGCTCGCCGCGGTGCCGCAGGCGGTGCTCCCGCAGGCCGTCGTGCGGTTCCTCGTCCCGGCGGGGGTCGCTGCCTCGCTCGTCTTCGGGTGGGGGTGTGCGCTGCGGATCCACGGGGTGCCGTGGCGCAGCCGGTTCGCGGTGTTCGGGCTGCTCGCGCTGGCCGTGGGGTTCGCGCCGTTCGGGCACCTCGTCGACCTCGGCAACTGGACCGTGGCGTCAGCCGCCGCGCTGCCGCTCGCGCTGCTGTTCGTGTGCCGGGGGAGGTGGGTCGCCGCGGGTCTGGTGATCGGGGCCGCCGTCGCCGTGAAGCCGCTGCTCGCGCCGGTCGTGCTGCTCTTCGTCTTCGCGCGGCGGTGGCGAGCGCTGGGGGCCGCGGTGCTCGCGCCCGCTGTGGTGTCGGTGGGGGCGGCGCTCGCGATGCCGGACCCGGCGGGGTTCTTCACGCGGACGCTGCCGTTCCTGCTGCGGGGCGACGACAGCTTCGTACGGCTCTATGAGGCGTCGCCCGCGGCGGTGCTGCCGCGGCTCGGGGTGCCGCAGGGGGCGGCGACGCTGCTGGCCCTCGTGGCCGCGGGCGCCGGGGTGTGGTGCGCGTGGCGGCGCTGGCGGGGCGGTGCGGGGCCGCAGGAGCAGCGGGTGGTCGAGACGGCCGTGATGCTGATGCTGGCGGCGTTCCTGGTGTCCAAGCCGTCGTACGACCACTATCTGCTCGTCGTCGTGCCGCTGCTGCTGGCCGGGGCCCGGGAGCCCGGTGCGGTGGCCCGGAGGCCGTGGTTCTGGCTGGCGCTCGTACCGCAGATCCCGGGGTTCGCCTGGCCCTGGCTGGAGCCGGGCACCAGGCGGGCCTTCCGGGACTCCGTGACGCTCTGTGTGCTGGCGCTCACGGGCGCCCGGAGCTGCGTCCGGGCGGGCGGGGCTACTGTGGAAAGTGCCGACGCGCCTGTGGCGGGGGAGCCGCCCGTGCCGGTCTCCAGAGCCGCGTTTTGA
- the truA gene encoding tRNA pseudouridine(38-40) synthase TruA, translated as MSDEVEPGFVRVRLDLSYDGKDFSGWAKQKQGQRTVQGEIESALRTVTRSQETYELTVAGRTDSGVHARGQVAHVDLPESVWAEHSDKLLRRLAGRLPHDVRVWKVAEAPAGFNARFAAVWRRYAYRVTDHPGGVDPLLRSHVLWHDWELDLDAMNAAAEKLLGEHDFAAYCKKREGATTIRTLQELRWERRADGILEATVRADAFCHNMVRSLVGAMLFVGDGHRPVEWPAKVLAAGVRDSAVHVVRPHGLTLEEVGYPADELLAARSKEARNKRTLPGAGCC; from the coding sequence GTGAGTGATGAAGTAGAGCCCGGTTTCGTGCGGGTGCGTCTCGATCTTTCGTACGACGGCAAGGACTTCTCCGGCTGGGCCAAGCAGAAGCAGGGGCAGCGGACCGTCCAGGGCGAGATCGAGAGCGCGCTGCGGACCGTGACGCGGTCGCAGGAGACGTACGAGCTGACCGTCGCCGGGCGGACCGACAGCGGGGTGCACGCGCGGGGGCAGGTCGCCCATGTCGATCTGCCGGAGAGCGTGTGGGCCGAGCACAGTGACAAGCTGCTGCGCAGGCTCGCGGGGCGGCTGCCGCACGATGTGCGGGTCTGGAAGGTGGCCGAGGCTCCCGCCGGGTTCAACGCGAGGTTCGCGGCCGTGTGGCGGCGCTACGCCTATCGCGTGACCGATCACCCGGGCGGTGTCGACCCCCTGTTGCGCAGTCATGTGCTGTGGCACGACTGGGAGTTGGATCTCGACGCCATGAACGCGGCGGCCGAGAAACTCCTCGGCGAGCATGACTTCGCCGCTTACTGCAAGAAGCGTGAGGGCGCCACGACCATTCGTACGCTGCAAGAGCTTCGGTGGGAGCGGCGGGCCGACGGGATCCTCGAAGCGACCGTGCGGGCCGATGCCTTCTGCCACAACATGGTGCGGTCGTTGGTCGGTGCCATGTTGTTCGTGGGCGACGGGCACCGGCCCGTGGAGTGGCCCGCCAAGGTTCTTGCCGCGGGAGTGCGGGACTCCGCCGTGCACGTCGTACGGCCGCACGGGCTGACCCTTGAGGAAGTCGGTTACCCCGCCGACGAGTTGCTCGCCGCGCGCAGCAAGGAAGCGCGCAACAAGCGGACGTTGCCCGGCGCCGGGTGCTGCTGA
- the rplQ gene encoding 50S ribosomal protein L17, translating to MPKPTKGARMGGSAAHEKLLLANLAKQLFEYGRITTTEAKARRLRPYAERLVTKAKKGDLHNRRQVLSVITDKSIVHTLFTEIGPRYENRPGGYTRITKIGNRRGDNAPMAVIELVEALTVAQAATGEAEAATKRAAKDAEVSEPKVDTTKGEEAAEESKDA from the coding sequence ATGCCGAAGCCCACCAAGGGTGCCCGTATGGGCGGCAGCGCCGCGCACGAGAAGCTTCTGCTGGCGAACCTCGCCAAGCAGCTCTTCGAGTACGGCCGCATCACCACCACCGAGGCGAAGGCCCGTCGTCTGCGTCCCTACGCGGAGCGTCTGGTCACCAAGGCGAAGAAGGGTGACCTTCACAACCGCCGCCAGGTGCTGTCCGTCATCACCGACAAGAGCATCGTGCACACGCTCTTCACGGAGATCGGCCCGCGCTACGAGAACCGCCCGGGTGGTTACACCCGTATCACCAAGATCGGTAACCGTCGTGGCGACAACGCGCCCATGGCTGTCATCGAGCTGGTCGAGGCCCTGACCGTGGCGCAGGCTGCCACCGGTGAGGCCGAGGCGGCCACGAAGCGCGCTGCCAAGGACGCCGAGGTTTCCGAGCCCAAGGTCGACACGACCAAGGGTGAAGAGGCTGCCGAGGAGTCGAAGGACGCGTAA
- a CDS encoding DNA-directed RNA polymerase subunit alpha produces MLIAQRPSLTEEVVDEFRSRFVIEPLEPGFGYTLGNSLRRTLLSSIPGAAVTSIRIDGVLHEFTTVPGVKEDVTDLILNIKQLVVSSEHDEPVVMYLRKQGPGLVTAADIAPPAGVEVHNPDLVLATLNGKGKLEMELTVERGRGYVSAVQNKQVGQEIGRIPVDSIYSPVLKVTYKVEATRVEQRTDFDKLIVDVETKQAMRPRDAMASAGKTLVELFGLARELNIDAEGIDMGPSPTDAALAADLALPIEELELTVRSYNCLKREGIHSVGELVARSEADLLDIRNFGAKSIDEVKMKLNGMGLALKDSPPGFDPTAAADAFGADDDADAGFVETEQY; encoded by the coding sequence ATGCTGATCGCTCAGCGTCCCTCGTTGACCGAAGAGGTCGTCGACGAATTCCGCTCCCGGTTCGTGATCGAGCCGCTGGAGCCGGGCTTCGGTTACACCCTCGGCAACTCCCTGCGTCGGACCCTTCTCTCCTCGATCCCGGGTGCGGCCGTCACGTCCATCCGCATCGACGGTGTCCTGCACGAGTTCACCACCGTGCCGGGCGTCAAGGAAGACGTCACCGACCTCATCCTCAACATCAAGCAGCTGGTCGTTTCCAGCGAGCACGATGAGCCCGTCGTGATGTACCTGCGCAAGCAGGGTCCCGGTCTCGTCACCGCCGCTGACATCGCCCCGCCGGCCGGTGTCGAGGTGCACAACCCCGACCTGGTCCTCGCCACGCTCAACGGCAAGGGCAAGCTGGAGATGGAGCTGACCGTCGAGCGCGGTCGCGGCTACGTCTCCGCCGTCCAGAACAAGCAGGTCGGTCAGGAGATCGGGCGCATCCCGGTCGACTCGATCTACTCGCCGGTTCTCAAGGTCACGTACAAGGTCGAGGCCACGCGTGTCGAGCAGCGCACCGACTTCGACAAGCTGATCGTCGACGTCGAGACCAAGCAGGCCATGCGCCCGCGTGACGCCATGGCGTCCGCCGGCAAGACCCTGGTCGAGCTGTTCGGTCTGGCCCGCGAGCTCAACATCGACGCCGAGGGCATCGACATGGGCCCCTCGCCGACGGACGCGGCCCTGGCCGCTGATCTCGCCCTGCCGATCGAGGAGCTGGAGCTCACCGTTCGGTCGTACAACTGCCTCAAGCGCGAGGGCATCCACTCCGTGGGTGAGCTCGTGGCCCGCTCCGAGGCGGACCTGCTCGACATTCGTAACTTCGGTGCGAAGTCGATCGACGAGGTCAAGATGAAGCTCAATGGCATGGGCCTCGCGCTGAAGGACTCGCCTCCCGGCTTCGACCCGACCGCCGCCGCTGACGCCTTCGGCGCCGACGACGACGCGGACGCGGGCTTCGTGGAGACCGAGCAGTACTGA
- the rpsK gene encoding 30S ribosomal protein S11 → MPPKGRQGAAKKVRRKEKKNVAHGHAHIKSTFNNTIVSITDPTGNVISWASAGHVGFKGSRKSTPFAAQMAAESAARRAQEHGMRKVDVFVKGPGSGRETAIRSLQATGLEVGSIQDVTPTPHNGCRPPKRRRV, encoded by the coding sequence ATGCCCCCCAAGGGTCGTCAGGGCGCTGCCAAGAAGGTGCGCCGCAAGGAAAAGAAGAACGTCGCTCACGGGCACGCCCACATCAAGAGCACGTTCAACAACACCATCGTCTCGATCACGGACCCCACGGGCAACGTGATCAGCTGGGCCTCCGCCGGCCACGTCGGCTTCAAGGGCTCGCGCAAGTCGACTCCGTTCGCCGCGCAGATGGCCGCCGAGTCGGCCGCGCGTCGCGCCCAGGAGCACGGCATGCGCAAGGTTGACGTCTTCGTCAAGGGTCCGGGTTCCGGTCGTGAGACCGCCATCCGTTCGCTGCAGGCGACCGGCCTTGAGGTCGGCTCGATCCAGGACGTGACGCCCACGCCGCACAACGGCTGCCGTCCCCCCAAGCGTCGCCGCGTCTGA
- the rpsM gene encoding 30S ribosomal protein S13, with product MARLEGVDLPREKRVEVALTYVFGIGRTLSQQTLDATGVDRNTRVRDLSEEDLIKIREYVDANIQTEGDLRREIQADIRRKVEIGCYQGLRHRRGLPVRGQRTSTNARTRKGPRRAIAGKKKPGKK from the coding sequence ATGGCACGCCTTGAAGGTGTTGACCTCCCGCGCGAAAAGCGTGTTGAGGTTGCCCTCACGTACGTGTTCGGCATTGGCCGCACGCTGTCTCAGCAGACGCTGGACGCCACCGGTGTGGACCGCAACACCCGTGTTCGTGATCTGTCCGAAGAGGACCTGATCAAGATCCGCGAGTACGTGGACGCGAACATCCAGACGGAGGGTGACCTCCGCCGCGAGATCCAGGCCGACATCCGCCGCAAGGTCGAGATCGGTTGCTACCAGGGTCTTCGTCACCGTCGTGGCCTGCCCGTCCGCGGTCAGCGCACCAGCACGAACGCTCGTACCCGCAAGGGCCCGCGTCGCGCCATCGCCGGTAAGAAGAAGCCGGGCAAGAAGTAG
- the rpmJ gene encoding 50S ribosomal protein L36, which produces MKVKPSVKKICDKCRVIRRHGRVMVICDNPRHKQRQG; this is translated from the coding sequence ATGAAGGTCAAGCCGAGCGTCAAGAAGATCTGCGACAAGTGCAGGGTGATCCGCCGTCACGGCCGGGTCATGGTTATCTGCGACAACCCGCGCCACAAGCAGCGCCAGGGCTGA
- the infA gene encoding translation initiation factor IF-1 gives MAKKQGAIEIEGTVVESLPNAMFKVELQNGHQVLAHISGKMRMHYIRILPDDRVVVELSPYDLTRGRIVYRYK, from the coding sequence GTGGCCAAGAAGCAAGGTGCCATCGAGATCGAGGGCACTGTCGTTGAGTCTCTTCCGAACGCCATGTTCAAGGTTGAGCTCCAGAACGGCCACCAGGTCCTGGCACACATCAGCGGCAAGATGCGCATGCACTACATCCGCATCCTCCCTGACGACCGGGTCGTGGTGGAGCTGTCTCCGTACGACCTGACGCGTGGCCGGATCGTCTACCGGTACAAGTAG
- the map gene encoding type I methionyl aminopeptidase, translating to MVQIKTPEQIAKMREAGLVVAAIHAATREAAVPGATTKDLDDVARKVIAEHGAKSNFLGYGGFPATICTSINEVVVHGIPDDKTVLKDGDIISVDAGAIIDGWHGDAAYTAFVGTGHSPELLELSRVTEESMWAGLAAMKQGNRLVDISRAVETYIRRQPKPGGGKYGIVEDYGGHGIGTEMHMDPHVLNYVGRGRGKGPKLVPGLCLAIEPMVSLGTPRTEVLEDDWTVITTDGTWSSHWEHTIALTEEGPLVLTSPDCGRAKLAEYGVTVAPDPLA from the coding sequence ATGGTGCAGATCAAGACCCCCGAGCAGATCGCGAAGATGCGTGAGGCGGGCCTTGTCGTCGCCGCCATCCACGCCGCGACACGCGAGGCGGCGGTGCCGGGCGCCACCACGAAGGACCTGGACGACGTCGCGCGCAAGGTGATCGCCGAGCACGGCGCGAAGTCCAACTTCCTCGGGTACGGCGGCTTTCCGGCGACGATCTGCACCTCGATCAACGAGGTCGTCGTGCACGGCATCCCGGACGACAAGACCGTCCTGAAGGACGGCGACATCATCTCGGTCGACGCGGGCGCGATCATCGACGGCTGGCACGGCGACGCCGCCTACACCGCGTTCGTGGGCACCGGTCACTCTCCGGAGCTCCTTGAGCTCTCCCGGGTGACCGAGGAGTCGATGTGGGCCGGCCTGGCCGCCATGAAGCAGGGCAACCGGCTCGTCGACATCTCCCGCGCGGTCGAGACGTACATCCGCCGCCAGCCGAAGCCCGGCGGCGGCAAGTACGGCATCGTCGAGGACTACGGCGGCCACGGCATCGGCACCGAGATGCACATGGACCCGCACGTCCTGAACTACGTCGGGCGCGGCCGTGGCAAGGGCCCCAAGCTGGTTCCCGGCCTCTGCCTGGCCATCGAGCCCATGGTCTCCCTCGGCACCCCCCGCACGGAGGTCCTGGAGGACGACTGGACCGTCATCACGACGGATGGCACGTGGTCCTCGCACTGGGAGCACACGATCGCGCTGACCGAGGAAGGTCCGCTGGTCCTGACGTCCCCGGACTGCGGCAGGGCGAAGCTGGCGGAGTACGGGGTCACGGTGGCTCCGGATCCGCTGGCCTGA
- a CDS encoding adenylate kinase: MRIVLVGPPGAGKGTQAAFLAKNLKIPHISTGDLFRANISQGTELGKQAKAFMDAGNLVPDEVTIGMAHDRMMQPDAVNGFLLDGFPRNVSQAEALDESLKTDGQKLDAVLDLEVPEDEVVKRIAGRRICRNDSSHVFHVTYSKPKAEGVCDVCGGELYQRGDDKEETVRKRLDVYHRETEPIIDHYKAQGLVVTISALGKVDEVTKRAMDALKGDK; encoded by the coding sequence ATGCGAATCGTCCTCGTCGGGCCGCCCGGTGCGGGCAAGGGAACGCAGGCCGCGTTCCTCGCCAAGAACCTGAAGATCCCGCACATCTCCACGGGCGACCTCTTCCGCGCCAACATCAGCCAGGGCACGGAGCTGGGCAAGCAGGCGAAGGCGTTCATGGACGCCGGCAACCTCGTTCCCGACGAGGTCACCATCGGCATGGCGCACGACCGCATGATGCAGCCGGACGCCGTGAACGGCTTCCTGCTCGACGGCTTCCCGCGGAACGTGTCGCAGGCCGAGGCCCTGGACGAGTCGCTCAAGACGGACGGCCAGAAGCTCGACGCGGTGCTCGACCTGGAGGTCCCCGAGGACGAGGTGGTCAAGCGCATCGCCGGCCGCCGCATCTGCCGGAACGATTCCAGCCACGTTTTCCACGTGACGTACAGCAAGCCGAAGGCCGAGGGCGTCTGTGACGTCTGCGGCGGCGAGCTCTACCAGCGCGGTGACGACAAGGAAGAGACCGTACGCAAGCGTCTCGACGTGTACCACCGCGAGACCGAGCCGATCATCGACCACTACAAGGCCCAGGGCCTGGTGGTGACGATCTCCGCGCTCGGCAAGGTGGACGAGGTCACGAAGCGTGCGATGGACGCGCTCAAGGGCGACAAGTAG
- the secY gene encoding preprotein translocase subunit SecY: protein MLTAFARAFKTPDLRKKLLFTLGIIVIYRIGTHIPIPGVSYKNVQVCMDQANSNQGLFGLVNMMSGGALLQITIFALGIMPYITASIILQLLTVVIPRLEALKKEGQAGTAKITQYTRYLTVALAILQGTGLVATARTGSLFSGCPVATEIVPDQSIFVTVTMVITMTAGTACVMWLGELITDRGIGNGMSILMFISIAATFPSALWAIKKQGSLADGWIEFGTVIAVGLVMVGLVVFVEQAQRRIPVQYAKRMIGRRSYGGTSTYIPLKVNQAGIIPVIFASSLLYIPALVAQFAGGNSGWKRWIEANLTKGDHPIYIATYFLLIVFFAFFYVAISFNPEEVADNMKKYGGFIPGIRAGRPTAEYLSYVLNRITWPGSLYLGLIALVPTMALVGFGANQNFPFGGTSILIIVGVGLETVKQIESQLQQRNYEGFLR from the coding sequence GTGCTCACCGCGTTCGCCCGGGCGTTCAAGACGCCCGACCTGCGCAAGAAGCTGCTCTTCACTCTCGGCATCATCGTGATCTATCGGATCGGTACGCACATTCCGATCCCGGGCGTCAGCTACAAGAACGTCCAGGTCTGCATGGACCAGGCCAACTCCAACCAGGGGTTGTTCGGTCTGGTCAACATGATGAGTGGCGGGGCGCTGCTGCAGATCACGATCTTCGCGCTCGGCATCATGCCGTACATCACGGCGAGCATCATCCTGCAGCTGCTGACCGTGGTGATCCCGCGGTTGGAGGCGCTCAAGAAGGAGGGCCAGGCCGGCACGGCGAAGATCACGCAGTACACGCGTTATCTCACCGTCGCGCTCGCGATCCTCCAGGGCACCGGCCTCGTGGCCACCGCACGCACGGGCTCGCTGTTCTCCGGCTGCCCCGTCGCCACCGAGATCGTTCCGGACCAGTCGATCTTCGTGACCGTCACCATGGTCATCACGATGACCGCGGGCACGGCCTGCGTCATGTGGCTCGGTGAGCTCATCACCGACCGCGGCATCGGCAACGGCATGTCGATCCTGATGTTCATCTCGATCGCCGCGACCTTCCCGAGCGCCCTGTGGGCGATCAAGAAGCAGGGCTCGCTGGCCGACGGCTGGATCGAGTTCGGCACCGTCATCGCGGTCGGTCTGGTCATGGTCGGTCTGGTCGTCTTCGTGGAGCAGGCTCAGCGCCGCATTCCGGTCCAGTACGCGAAGCGCATGATCGGTCGCCGTTCCTACGGCGGCACGTCGACGTACATTCCGCTGAAGGTCAATCAGGCGGGCATCATCCCTGTGATCTTCGCCTCTTCGCTGCTCTATATCCCCGCTCTCGTCGCCCAGTTCGCGGGTGGCAACTCCGGGTGGAAGCGGTGGATCGAGGCGAACCTGACCAAGGGCGACCACCCGATTTACATCGCGACGTACTTCTTGTTGATCGTGTTCTTCGCCTTCTTCTACGTGGCTATCTCGTTCAACCCCGAGGAAGTCGCGGACAACATGAAGAAGTATGGTGGCTTCATCCCGGGCATCCGGGCTGGCCGTCCGACCGCTGAGTACTTGAGCTACGTACTCAACCGGATCACGTGGCCGGGCTCGCTGTATCTGGGTCTGATCGCTCTCGTACCGACGATGGCGTTGGTGGGCTTCGGCGCGAACCAGAACTTCCCGTTCGGCGGGACAAGCATCCTGATCATCGTGGGTGTGGGTCTGGAGACCGTGAAGCAGATCGAGAGCCAGCTCCAGCAGCGCAATTACGAAGGGTTCCTCCGCTGA
- the rplO gene encoding 50S ribosomal protein L15, with translation MAEQNPLKVHNLRPAPGAKTAKTRVGRGEASKGKTAGRGTKGTKARYQVPERFEGGQMPLHMRLPKLKGFKNPFKTEFQVVNLDKLSALFPEGGEVTVEGLVAKGAVRKNSLVKVLGQGEVTVALQVTVDAVSGSAKEKITAAGGTVTELV, from the coding sequence ATGGCGGAGCAGAACCCGCTGAAGGTCCACAACCTCCGGCCCGCCCCGGGCGCCAAGACCGCCAAGACCCGTGTGGGTCGTGGTGAGGCGTCCAAGGGTAAGACCGCTGGTCGTGGTACCAAGGGCACCAAGGCCCGTTACCAGGTTCCGGAGCGCTTCGAGGGTGGCCAGATGCCCCTCCACATGCGTCTCCCGAAGCTCAAGGGCTTCAAGAACCCGTTCAAGACCGAGTTCCAGGTCGTGAACCTCGACAAGCTGAGCGCGCTGTTCCCCGAGGGTGGCGAGGTCACCGTCGAGGGTCTCGTCGCCAAGGGTGCCGTTCGCAAGAACAGCCTCGTCAAGGTCCTCGGCCAGGGTGAGGTCACCGTGGCGCTGCAGGTGACGGTTGACGCCGTCTCCGGCTCCGCCAAGGAGAAGATCACCGCCGCCGGCGGTACCGTCACCGAGCTCGTCTGA
- the rpmD gene encoding 50S ribosomal protein L30, with translation MARLKITQTKSYIGSKQNHRDTLRSLGLKRLNDVVVKEDRPEFRGMANTVRHLVTVEEVD, from the coding sequence ATGGCTCGCCTCAAGATCACGCAGACGAAGTCGTACATCGGCAGCAAGCAGAACCACCGCGACACGCTGCGTTCGCTCGGGCTCAAGCGCCTGAACGACGTGGTCGTCAAGGAAGACCGCCCCGAGTTCCGCGGAATGGCTAACACCGTCCGCCACCTCGTGACGGTTGAGGAGGTCGACTGA
- the rpsE gene encoding 30S ribosomal protein S5 has translation MAGPQRRGSGAGGGERRDRKGRDGGAAAEKTAYVERVVAINRVAKVVKGGRRFSFTALVVVGDGDGTVGVGYGKAKEVPAAIAKGVEEAKKNFFKVPRIQGTIPHPITGEKAAGVVLLKPASPGTGVIAGGPVRAVLECAGVHDILSKSLGSSNAINIVHATVAALKGLQRPEEIAARRGLPLEDVAPAALLRARAGAGA, from the coding sequence ATGGCTGGACCCCAGCGCCGCGGAAGCGGTGCCGGTGGCGGCGAGCGGCGGGACCGAAAGGGTCGCGACGGTGGCGCTGCCGCCGAGAAGACCGCATACGTTGAGCGCGTTGTCGCGATCAACCGTGTCGCCAAGGTTGTCAAGGGTGGTCGCCGCTTCAGCTTCACCGCGCTGGTCGTGGTGGGCGACGGTGACGGCACCGTAGGTGTCGGATACGGCAAGGCCAAGGAAGTTCCCGCGGCCATCGCCAAGGGCGTTGAAGAGGCCAAGAAGAACTTCTTCAAGGTTCCGCGTATCCAGGGCACCATCCCGCACCCGATCACGGGCGAGAAGGCCGCGGGCGTCGTCCTGCTCAAGCCTGCTTCCCCCGGTACCGGTGTTATCGCCGGTGGCCCGGTGCGTGCTGTGCTCGAGTGCGCCGGCGTTCACGACATCCTGTCGAAGTCGCTCGGTTCTTCGAACGCGATCAACATCGTGCACGCGACCGTGGCGGCCCTCAAGGGCCTGCAGCGTCCCGAGGAGATCGCGGCTCGCCGTGGTCTGCCCCTCGAGGACGTCGCTCCCGCGGCCCTGCTTCGTGCACGTGCCGGGGCGGGTGCGTAA
- the rplR gene encoding 50S ribosomal protein L18 gives MAYGVKIAKGDAYKRAAKARRHIRIRKNVSGTAERPRLVVTRSNRNIVAQVIDDLKGHTLASASTLDTTIRGGEADKSAQAKQVGALVAERAKAAGVETVVFDRGGNKYAGRIAALADAAREAGLKF, from the coding sequence ATGGCATACGGTGTAAAGATCGCCAAGGGTGACGCTTACAAGCGTGCCGCCAAGGCCCGCCGCCACATCCGCATCCGCAAGAACGTGTCGGGTACGGCGGAGCGTCCGCGCCTCGTCGTGACTCGCTCGAACCGCAACATCGTTGCTCAGGTCATCGACGACCTCAAGGGTCACACCCTTGCGTCCGCGTCGACCCTGGACACCACGATCCGCGGTGGCGAGGCCGACAAGTCCGCGCAGGCCAAGCAGGTCGGCGCGCTCGTTGCCGAGCGTGCCAAGGCCGCGGGTGTCGAGACCGTCGTGTTCGACCGCGGTGGCAACAAGTACGCCGGGCGCATTGCCGCTCTGGCGGACGCCGCCCGCGAAGCCGGGCTGAAGTTCTAA